A window of Candidatus Pantoea floridensis contains these coding sequences:
- a CDS encoding AAA family ATPase has product MESVCASTSRPTLHLLCGKIAAGKSTLAHQLAQHTGAVIVSEDAWLAHLFAEEMHDVADYLRCAGKLRNAMTPHLIALLQRGVSVVLDFPANTVNQRQWMKAVIHSAGAEHQLHYLDVPDDVCKTRLHARNASGQHDFAATDAQFALISSYFVAPQSEEGFNVVTHSELSR; this is encoded by the coding sequence ATGGAATCTGTGTGCGCATCGACATCCCGCCCGACCTTACATCTGCTTTGTGGCAAAATTGCTGCCGGGAAATCAACGTTGGCCCATCAGCTGGCGCAGCACACGGGTGCGGTGATCGTCAGCGAGGATGCGTGGTTGGCCCATCTATTTGCCGAAGAGATGCATGATGTGGCTGATTATTTGCGTTGTGCGGGTAAGTTGCGTAACGCGATGACGCCGCACCTGATCGCCTTGTTGCAGCGTGGCGTTTCGGTCGTGCTGGATTTTCCAGCCAATACTGTCAATCAACGGCAGTGGATGAAGGCGGTGATCCACAGCGCCGGGGCAGAGCATCAGCTCCATTATCTTGATGTGCCCGATGACGTGTGTAAAACACGCCTGCATGCGCGCAACGCCAGCGGGCAGCATGACTTCGCCGCAACCGATGCGCAGTTTGCGCTGATCAGCAGCTACTTCGTTGCGCCCCAGAGTGAAGAGGGCTTTAACGTGGTAACGCATAGCGAATTAAGCAGGTAA
- a CDS encoding NAD(P)H-dependent flavin oxidoreductase, protein MNPSLCQTLNLTYPIIQAPMAGVSTPEMAAAVSNSGALGSISVGASTPQQADIMIRKTRSLTSAPINVNVFCHAPVQRNAQLEQAWITRFQPVFERYDAALPASLSEIYQTFLDNDAMLEVLLANAPAAVSFHFGLPSAAFVQRLKSRGIITLASATSLAEAQAIEAADIDFIVAQGIEAGGHRGMFNPADEDQQLSTFTLVQTLRKVSRLPLIAAGGVMDGAGIAAMLKLGVAGVQLGTAFILCPESAANAAYRQALNSEQANSTEIIAAISGRSARCITNDFCHLARGFAQDSIPPYPLAYALGKALAAAAAAKGDHGFGAQWAGQGAALAREMPAAELVKTLVAEWQAA, encoded by the coding sequence ATGAACCCTTCTTTATGTCAGACGCTCAATCTCACCTATCCGATTATCCAGGCGCCGATGGCGGGCGTCTCCACGCCGGAAATGGCGGCGGCGGTCAGTAACAGCGGCGCGCTGGGATCGATCAGCGTAGGTGCTTCAACGCCGCAGCAGGCGGATATCATGATCCGTAAAACACGTTCTCTGACCTCCGCGCCCATTAACGTCAACGTCTTTTGTCACGCGCCGGTACAGCGCAATGCGCAGTTAGAACAGGCGTGGATTACACGCTTCCAGCCCGTATTTGAGCGTTATGATGCGGCGCTGCCCGCGTCGCTGTCGGAGATTTATCAAACTTTCCTCGATAACGACGCGATGCTGGAGGTGCTGCTGGCTAACGCACCTGCCGCAGTGAGTTTCCATTTCGGGTTACCTTCCGCCGCATTTGTGCAGCGATTGAAAAGCCGCGGCATTATTACGCTTGCGAGCGCAACTAGCCTTGCTGAAGCACAGGCTATCGAAGCCGCCGACATCGATTTTATTGTCGCGCAGGGCATTGAGGCCGGGGGACATCGCGGGATGTTTAATCCTGCAGATGAAGATCAGCAGCTCAGCACCTTTACGCTGGTACAAACGCTTCGCAAGGTTTCGCGCCTGCCATTAATTGCCGCGGGTGGGGTGATGGATGGTGCGGGAATTGCTGCCATGCTCAAGCTGGGCGTGGCGGGCGTACAGTTAGGTACCGCGTTTATCTTGTGCCCGGAATCAGCCGCCAATGCGGCTTATCGTCAGGCGTTAAACAGCGAGCAGGCCAATAGCACCGAGATTATTGCGGCCATCTCTGGCCGTTCGGCCAGATGTATCACTAACGATTTTTGCCACCTGGCGCGTGGATTTGCGCAGGATTCCATTCCGCCTTATCCGCTGGCCTACGCGCTAGGCAAAGCGCTGGCTGCCGCTGCAGCGGCCAAAGGTGATCATGGATTTGGTGCTCAGTGGGCCGGTCAGGGCGCTGCACTGGCGCGAGAGATGCCTGCGGCAGAGCTAGTGAAAA